In a single window of the Deinococcus aetherius genome:
- a CDS encoding helix-turn-helix transcriptional regulator has protein sequence MYDPSMRVLTVLELLQAHERVTGAELARRLEVSPRTVQRYIARLQDLGIPVESTRGVGGAYRLKPGFRLPPLMFSGEEALALALGLHALQHLGLTALAPAVAGASAKLSRTLPRPLRERVGALEDAVQLDAFPWTVPTDAAVLSCLLGAVQAQRAVTFAYRSHEGVQTRREVEVYGVVHLDGRWYAVGRCLLRDALRSFRLDRISEPVEGERTFTRPPEFDARAYLRATLPFARAPYEIEVWLDLPPEEAALHFAPGRVALDPDPAYGGTRLRCTREHLESFAAMLLRLGCGVVVHEPPELREAFGVLADRARAACRTPPVPDGRATLPV, from the coding sequence ATGTACGACCCCTCGATGCGGGTGCTCACCGTGCTCGAACTGCTCCAGGCCCACGAGCGGGTGACGGGGGCGGAGCTGGCCCGGCGGCTGGAGGTCAGCCCGCGCACGGTGCAGCGGTACATCGCGCGCTTGCAGGATTTGGGGATTCCGGTGGAGTCCACGCGGGGAGTCGGCGGGGCGTACCGGTTGAAACCCGGCTTCCGCCTCCCGCCCCTGATGTTCAGCGGGGAGGAGGCGCTGGCCCTGGCGCTGGGCCTGCACGCCCTGCAGCACCTGGGGCTGACGGCGCTGGCCCCGGCGGTGGCGGGCGCGAGCGCGAAGCTCAGCCGGACCCTGCCCCGCCCGCTGCGGGAGCGCGTGGGGGCGCTGGAGGACGCCGTGCAGCTCGACGCCTTCCCCTGGACGGTGCCCACCGACGCCGCCGTCCTGTCGTGCCTGCTGGGCGCCGTCCAGGCACAGCGGGCCGTGACCTTCGCGTACCGCTCGCACGAGGGGGTGCAGACCCGGCGGGAGGTGGAGGTGTACGGCGTGGTTCACCTCGACGGGCGCTGGTACGCGGTGGGCCGCTGCCTCTTGCGGGACGCCCTGCGCTCCTTCCGGCTCGACCGCATCTCGGAGCCCGTGGAGGGGGAGCGGACCTTCACCCGCCCGCCCGAATTCGATGCCCGGGCCTACCTACGCGCCACCCTGCCCTTCGCCCGCGCCCCGTACGAGATCGAGGTCTGGCTGGACCTTCCCCCCGAGGAGGCGGCCCTCCATTTCGCCCCGGGGCGGGTGGCCCTCGACCCCGATCCCGCGTACGGCGGAACGCGGCTGCGCTGCACGCGCGAGCACCTGGAGTCCTTCGCCGCCATGCTGCTGCGGCTGGGGTGCGGCGTGGTCGTTCACGAGCCGCCCGAACTGCGGGAGGCGTTCGGCGTGCTGGCCGACCGCGCACGGGCCGCCTGCCGGACTCCTCCTGTCCCGGACGGACGTGCTACGCTCCCCGTTTGA
- a CDS encoding phospho-N-acetylmuramoyl-pentapeptide-transferase, which yields MTVVAALLSWFLVGLFIRLSRARGWGQPIRQEGPQTHLKKEGTPTAGGVAFVLALALVFFPFYLTGRAGGERELLLMLTALAMGVIGGIDDLLKIRSRMRGSGKKELLAREKFPLQFLVGLAFAYFAAPLASHELLPSLGQVPDIVLLTLVMVGSVNAFNFTDGVDGLLAGVAMIVLLPLLALSPVSALLAAVLLGFLWFNAHPARVFMGDMGSHAIGAVAAGAYVLYADVWLLPLAAIIPVAAVLSVVLQVVSFRLRGKRIFKMSPIQHHFELSGWPETRVTLRFWVITALCTTAVWWMLGGRP from the coding sequence GTGACGGTCGTCGCCGCCCTGCTCTCCTGGTTCCTGGTGGGGCTCTTCATCCGTCTGAGCCGGGCGCGGGGCTGGGGGCAGCCCATCCGGCAGGAGGGCCCGCAGACCCACCTGAAAAAGGAGGGCACCCCCACGGCGGGCGGGGTGGCCTTCGTGCTGGCGCTCGCGCTCGTCTTCTTTCCCTTCTACCTCACGGGCCGGGCGGGGGGTGAGCGCGAACTCCTCCTGATGCTCACCGCGCTGGCGATGGGGGTGATCGGGGGCATCGACGACCTGCTCAAGATTCGCTCGCGGATGCGGGGGAGCGGCAAGAAGGAGTTGCTCGCCCGCGAGAAGTTCCCGCTGCAATTCCTGGTCGGCCTGGCCTTCGCGTATTTCGCCGCGCCACTCGCCTCGCACGAATTGCTGCCGAGCCTGGGGCAGGTGCCCGACATCGTCCTGCTGACCCTGGTGATGGTGGGCTCGGTGAACGCCTTCAACTTCACCGACGGGGTGGACGGGCTGCTGGCGGGCGTCGCCATGATCGTGCTGTTGCCCCTCCTCGCCCTCTCCCCGGTCAGCGCCCTGCTCGCCGCCGTGCTGCTGGGCTTCCTGTGGTTCAACGCCCACCCGGCGCGGGTCTTCATGGGGGACATGGGCTCGCACGCCATCGGCGCCGTCGCGGCGGGTGCCTACGTCCTGTACGCGGACGTGTGGCTGCTGCCCCTCGCGGCGATCATTCCGGTGGCCGCCGTCCTGAGCGTGGTCTTACAGGTCGTGTCCTTCCGGCTGCGGGGAAAACGCATCTTCAAGATGAGCCCCATCCAGCACCACTTCGAGCTGAGCGGCTGGCCCGAGACCCGCGTCACCCTGCGCTTCTGGGTGATCACGGCGCTCTGCACGACGGCGGTGTGGTGGATGCTGGGGGGGAGGCCGTAG
- a CDS encoding class I SAM-dependent rRNA methyltransferase codes for MPLPHLPTLLARRAGLPGEGTTVYRAAHTTETDGLFTLDVAGDAGVLSLYADLSPEEETRLAAACGEAAGLAGIYLKRRPVEARHAANVTREWLSPPEPIWGEARAEIVALENGVPLLIRPGADLSIGLFTDARPARAWVREHAPPGGRVLNTFAYTCGFGLNAALGGAGVVKNVDLSRKVLAWGQENYALSRLPAQGTDFLYGDVFEWLGRLRRRGDTFDLVILDPPSFARGKSGVWRAERDYPELAGLAADVTAQGGRLLAMTNSASLSGPSFERLVASGLTQGGRRAHLDTRLHPGEDYPGATHLKAQVWALD; via the coding sequence GTGCCCCTCCCCCATCTCCCCACCCTCCTCGCCCGCCGCGCGGGACTGCCCGGCGAGGGAACCACCGTTTACCGGGCGGCGCACACCACCGAGACGGACGGCCTCTTCACTCTCGACGTGGCGGGGGACGCGGGGGTCCTGAGCCTCTACGCCGACCTCTCACCGGAGGAGGAAACGCGGCTGGCGGCGGCGTGCGGCGAGGCGGCCGGGCTGGCGGGCATCTATCTCAAGCGGCGCCCGGTGGAGGCCCGGCACGCGGCGAACGTGACGCGCGAGTGGCTGTCCCCACCCGAGCCGATCTGGGGGGAGGCGCGGGCCGAGATCGTGGCGCTGGAGAACGGCGTGCCCTTGCTGATCCGCCCCGGGGCCGACCTCAGCATCGGGCTCTTCACCGACGCCCGGCCCGCCCGCGCCTGGGTGCGGGAGCACGCGCCGCCAGGGGGCCGGGTGCTCAACACCTTCGCGTACACCTGCGGCTTCGGGCTGAATGCCGCGCTGGGGGGGGCCGGGGTCGTGAAGAACGTGGACCTCTCGCGCAAGGTGCTGGCCTGGGGGCAGGAGAACTACGCGCTGAGCCGCCTCCCGGCCCAGGGCACCGACTTCCTCTACGGGGACGTGTTCGAGTGGCTGGGACGGCTGAGGCGGCGCGGCGACACCTTCGACCTCGTGATCCTCGACCCACCCAGCTTCGCGCGGGGGAAGTCGGGCGTGTGGCGGGCCGAGCGCGACTACCCGGAGTTGGCGGGCCTCGCGGCGGACGTGACGGCGCAGGGCGGTCGCCTCCTCGCCATGACCAACTCCGCGAGCCTGTCGGGCCCCTCCTTCGAGCGCCTGGTAGCATCGGGGCTCACGCAGGGGGGGCGGCGGGCACATCTGGACACCCGCCTCCACCCCGGCGAGGACTACCCCGGCGCCACCCACCTCAAGGCGCAGGTATGGGCGCTGGACTGA
- a CDS encoding monothiol bacilliredoxin BrxC family protein, with protein MTQATQQPEQQQVLVPLTTPEEVDTFLKEYPLAAVFKAGTCHKTMQGFGVLETFLKRHDLPVGFIRVVDWRPASNHVAERTGIIHHSPQFILFREGEPQFEVNNWDITSQALTPVFEAQVPRRSGEGAIATEDNVEPYRRLMRAFLDGGLSEWAFQDQYVTLFRDDASLRSQREFELLSRLFGDPDAYHGGLHQLGAPQARGDLRARVQALLTELG; from the coding sequence ATGACACAAGCCACGCAGCAACCCGAACAGCAGCAGGTGCTGGTGCCCCTGACGACGCCCGAGGAGGTGGACACCTTCCTGAAGGAGTACCCGCTGGCGGCGGTCTTCAAGGCGGGGACCTGCCACAAGACGATGCAGGGCTTCGGGGTACTGGAGACCTTCCTGAAGCGGCACGATCTGCCCGTGGGCTTCATCCGGGTGGTGGACTGGCGCCCGGCGAGCAACCACGTCGCCGAACGCACCGGGATCATTCACCACAGCCCGCAGTTCATCCTGTTCCGTGAAGGCGAGCCGCAGTTCGAGGTCAACAACTGGGACATCACCTCCCAGGCCCTCACGCCCGTGTTCGAGGCGCAGGTGCCCCGGCGCAGCGGTGAAGGGGCCATCGCCACCGAGGACAACGTCGAGCCCTACCGCCGCCTGATGCGCGCCTTCCTGGACGGGGGGCTCAGCGAGTGGGCCTTCCAGGACCAGTACGTGACCCTATTTCGCGACGACGCGAGCTTACGCAGCCAGCGCGAGTTCGAGCTGCTCTCGCGCCTCTTCGGCGACCCCGACGCGTACCACGGCGGACTGCACCAGCTCGGCGCTCCCCAGGCGCGCGGCGACCTCCGCGCCCGCGTCCAGGCGCTGCTCACCGAACTCGGCTGA